GCCAGCCGGCGACCGTCGTCGAGGACCGCCCGACCGACCTGCCCACGGCGATCGCCGCGCCGGCGGACGCCGACCGGGAGGCTCGGGCCCAACAACGGGTGGCGAGCTGGTTCTTCGCGCTGCTGGCCGGACTGCAGTGCCTGCTCGCGGTGGCCGTCGTGCCGCTGCTACGCCGGGCCCGGCGCCATGCCGGCCCGTCCGGGCCCACGCCGGTGCCCCGACGGGTGGTGGCGACGGTGGAGGTGCTGCTCATCGCCACCGCGCTGGCGATTCCCGCCGCCCTGCTGGCCGACGTGGTGCCGTGGTGGCGGGGGGAGCACGCCGGCATCTACTTCGGGCTGGTGACCGCCGTGGTTCTCGGCGTGGCCACCGCCGCGGTCCGGCTCGCCCGGGCGTACCAGCAGACCTTGTGGCCGTTGGGCAGCGTCGCCGCGCTGGCCGCGCTCATCGTCGGCGCGGACGTGGTCACCGGCGCCCGCCTCCAGCTCAACGGTGTGATCGGTTATTCGGCGCTGGAGGGCGGCCGGTACGCCGGGCTCGGCGTCGTCGGACTCGGCGTCTTCATCGCGGGTAGCCTGCTGACCGCCGGCTGGCTCGCGCAGCGGGTCCGGCGCAGTTGGCGACCGGCGGTCGTCGTCGGGATCGGCGTGCTCGGTGTGATCGTGGTGGGAAGTCCCTACCTCGGCGCCGACGCGGTGGGAGCGGTCGCGTTGACCGCCGGGGTGAGCGTCGCCGCCGCGATCAGCACCGGCGGGTGGCTGACCCTCGGCCGACTGGCCTGGGCCAGCATCGCCGGCCTCGCGGTGACCATCGGGTTCATCGTGCTCGACCTGCGGCAGCCGGCCAACCAGCGCGGCAGCCTGGGCCGGTTCCTCGGCGCCGTCGGTGACGGCACCAGTGGACTCACGGTGCACCGGTCCGGAGCCTCGAACATGGCCGCCCTGGTCGGCAGTCCGTTGACGGTCCTCGCCCTGGTCGGCGTGGTGCTGGTGTGGTTCGCCCTGTTACGCCCCTGGGGTGGGCTCAAACGACTCTTCGGAATCTATCCGGCGGTTCGCGCCGGTATGGCCGGGATCACCGTGGCGACCCTGATCGGCGGGCTGCTCGGTGGGTCCGCGCTCAACGTCGCCGGTGCCGCCGCCGCGCTGACCGTGCCGATGGCCGCCCTCGCCGCGCTGCGGGTGCTGGACCACGCGGCCGACCGGACCATGCCGCCGATGACGTCGTGGCCGGTGGAGCCCGAAGGTTCGGCCGGAAGTTCCGGGCCGGCCGGGGCGGGGGGGCCGCAACCGGCCCCGGACCCGGCCCTGCGGCCCGAACCGGCCCCGGCTGTGGTGACGGGGTCGGACGGGTCCGCCGGGCCCGCAGCGGCGTCGGTACCGCCCTCGTCGGCGCAGGCCGGTCCGGCCGGGTCCACGCCGGCCGCCGGGGCGGCGGCCGAGGCCGGGGACAACCGGCCCGGTACGGCCGAAAAGTCCGGACCGGCGCAGCCGTCCGCAGAGGTGTCGGCGGGCTGATCCGGGCTCCGAGCCGACGTGGGAACGGGTGCGGCCAGCACCTCGGCCAGGGTTGGTGTTACCGTGGAATCCCGTGGATCGCGTAGATCACTTCTCTGATCGGACACCGGTCTGCACCACCGCGACGAACGACCACGGGAGCAGGCCTTGGCCCCATCATCACGTACGACCCGGCACATTTTCGTCACCGGGGGGGTCGCCTCCTCGCTCGGCAAGGGCCTGACCGCCTCCAGCCTCGGGAATCTACTCACCGCACGCGGCCTACGGGTCGTGATGCAGAAGCTCGACCCGTACCTCAACGTCGACCCCGGCACCATGAACCCGTTCCAGCACGGTGAGGTCTTCGTCACCGACGACGGTGCCGAGACCGACCTCGACGTGGGGCACTACGAGCGGTTCCTCGACCGGGCGCTGTCCGGGAAGGCGAACGTCACCACCGGCCAGATCTACTCCGAGGTGATCGCGAAGGAGCGCCGGGGGGAGTACCTCGGAGACACCGTCCAGGTGATCCCGCACATCACGAACGAGATCAAGGCGCGGATCCTGGCGATGGCCGACCCCGACGAGGACGGCCGTACCCCGGACGTCGTCATCACCGAGGTCGGCGGCACCGTCGGCGACATCGAGTCGCTGCCGTTCCTGGAGGCGATCCGGCAGGTCCGGCACGACCTCGGCCGGGACAACTGCTTCTACCTGCACGTGTCCCTGGTGCCCTACCTGGCACCGTCGGGGGAGCTGAAGACCAAGCCGACCCAGCACTCGGTCGCCGCGCTGCGCAACATCGGTATCCAGCCGGACGCGATCGTCTGCCGGTCGGACCGGGAGATTCCCGACAAGCTCAAGCACAAGCTGTCGCTCTACTGCGACGTCGACCGCGAGGCGGTCATCGCCGCTCCGGACGCGCCGAGCATCTACGACATCCCCAAGGTGCTGCACCAGGAAGGGCTGGACGCCTACGTGGTACGCCGGCTCGGGCTCTCCTTCCGGGACGTGTCGTGGCAGAGCTGGGACGACCTGCTCGACCGGGTGCACCATCCGCACCACACGGTCCGGGTCGCGCTGGTCGGCAAGTACGTCGACCTGCCCGACGCGTACCTGTCGGTCAGCGAGGCGATCCGGGCGGCCGGGTTCGGTCACCGGGCCCGGGTCGAGTTGCACTGGGTACCGAGCGACGAGTGCGTGACCCCGTCCGGTGCCGCCAGCGCCCTGGCCGGAGTCGATGGCATCGTCATCCCCGGCGGGTTCGGCGTACGCGGCATCGAGGGCAAGATCGGCGCGGCCCGGTACGCCCGGGAGAACGGCATTCCGATCCTGGGCCTCTGCCTCGGGTTGCAGTGCATGACCATCGAGGTCGCCCGGCACCTGGCTGGGTTGGACGGCGCCAACTCGCTGGAGTTCGACGAGAAGGCCCGGCACCCGGTGATCGCCACCATGGCGGACCAGGAGGACATCGTCGCCGGCAAGGGAGACCTGGGCGGCACGATGCGACTCGGTGCGTACCCGGCGAAGCTGGCCGAGGGCTCACTTGTCGCGCAGGCGTACGGCGACACGGAGGTCAGCGAGCGGCACCGGCACCGGTACGAGGTGAACAACGCCTACCGGGACGCGCTCACCAAGGCCGGCCTGCACATCTCCGGCACCTCGCCGGACGGCCGGCTGGTCGAGTTCGTGGAGCTGGACCGTGCGCAGCACCCGTTCTTCGTGGCGACCCAGGCCCATCCCGAACTGAAGAGCCGGCCGACCCGGCCGCATCCGCTGTTCGCCGCGTTCGTCGCCGCCGTCGTCACGTACTCGGCGGCAGACCAGCTTCCGGTCGAGATGGCGCCGGCCAGTGCGACCGGCGTACCGGAAGCCTCCGGATCGGGGCGGGCGACGGCGCGGAAGTCCGAGTCGGCGGACCCGGCCGACCAGGCCGGCCGCAACGGCCAGGTCCGGGCCGCACGGGCGAGTTCGCCGTCGTGACCGGCGCACCGGAGGCGGCGGGCCCGGCGGCGGTGTCGAGGTGAGCGTTCCGGCCGGCGGGCACGACTACGAGGTGCGCGGCCGGCAGGAGCGGTTCCACGGCAAGATCTTCTCCGTGGTCACCGACCAGGTGACGATGCCGGGCGGCCGGGTGGTGGCCCGGGACTACGTGCGACACATCGGGGCGGTGGGCGTGCTCGCCCTCGACGACCGGGGACAGGTCGTGCTGATCCGGCAGTACCGGCACCCGCTCCGCCGGGTGATCTGGGAGTTGCCCGCCGGACTGGTCGACGTCGCGGGGGAGGCCCTGCCGGCCAGTGCGCTGCGGGAACTCGGCGAGGAGGCCGACCTCGTCGCGGGTCGGCTCGACCTGCTGGTCGACGTGCACACGTCGCCGGGGTACTCGGACGAGATGATCCGGATCTTCCTGGCCCGGGAGCTGTCGGAGCTGCCACCGGACCGGCGGCACGAGCGCCTGGACGAGGAGGCGGAACTGGAGGTCGTCCGGGTCGACCTGGACGACGCGGTCTCGATGGTGCTGGCCGGCGAGATCACCAACGTGGCCTGCGTGACCGGGGTACTCGCCGCGGCGCGTGCCCGGGACCGTGGCTGGTCCGGACTCCGCCCGGCCGACTCGCCGCTGCCGTGACCCGGTCGCCCGGGCTGTCCCGTCCGGTGGGCGCCGTGCCGCCCGCCGGGACGGAACGGTGCCGGGCGCCGGGCGGTGCCGGGCGCCGGGCGGTGCCGGGCGCCGGGCGGTGCCGAGGCGGATGACCGGACCGCACCCGGGCCACCGCGGCGCTGTCCGACTGGGGACGGAGGGTTTGGCGCGTCGGATCGGCTGACATACCGTCAAGGTTGCCGGTTACCCGCTGTCACAGTGCTGGCTGTCCGGTCAGCGGCGTGGTCCTAGACTTCCGCGGGCGGGACGGTGGCCGCGGCGGCAACGGAGCCGCCACGCGTCGCGCGGTCGGGGTCGGCAGCCCCGGAGAGAGGTGTCTGGAATCGTGAAGGTCGGAATTCCCCGCGAGATCAAGAACCGCGAGTACCGGGTGGCCATCACCCCGGCCGGGGTGCACGAGTTCGTTCGCGCCGGCCACGAGGTGTTCGTGGAGACCGGTGCCGGCGTCGGTTCGTCGATCAGCGACGACGAGTTCACGGCGGCCGGTGCCACGATTCTGGGTGGCCCGGACGACGTGTGGGGCACCGCGGAACTGGTCCTCAAGGTCAAGGAGCCGATCGCCGAGGAGTACCACCGGATGCGCGAGGGGCAGGTTCTCTTCACCTACCTGCACCTGGCCGCCGCCAAGGCGTGCACCGACGCGTTGCTGGACCGGAAGGTGACCGGGATCGCGTACGAGACCGTCGAGCTGCCGGACCGGTCGTTGCCGCTGCTCGCCCCGATGTCCGAGGTCGCCGGCCGGTTGGCGCCGCAGGTGGGCGCGTACCACCTGATGCGCAGCGGGGGCGGGCGCGGGGTGCTGATGGGCGGGGTCTCCGGCGTCTACGCCGCCAAGACCGTCGTGATCGGTGCCGGGGTCTCCGGCCGGAACGCGGCGGCGATCGCGCTCGGTCTGCAGGCCGAGGTGCTGCTGCTGGACCGGGCCGTCGGGCAGTTGCGTCAGGCCGACGCGATCTACCGGGGGCATCTCCAGACGGTGGCGTCGAACACGTACGAGATCGAACGGGCCGTCCTCGACGCCGACCTGGTGATCGGCGC
The nucleotide sequence above comes from Plantactinospora soyae. Encoded proteins:
- a CDS encoding NUDIX hydrolase — encoded protein: MSVPAGGHDYEVRGRQERFHGKIFSVVTDQVTMPGGRVVARDYVRHIGAVGVLALDDRGQVVLIRQYRHPLRRVIWELPAGLVDVAGEALPASALRELGEEADLVAGRLDLLVDVHTSPGYSDEMIRIFLARELSELPPDRRHERLDEEAELEVVRVDLDDAVSMVLAGEITNVACVTGVLAAARARDRGWSGLRPADSPLP
- the ald gene encoding alanine dehydrogenase produces the protein MKVGIPREIKNREYRVAITPAGVHEFVRAGHEVFVETGAGVGSSISDDEFTAAGATILGGPDDVWGTAELVLKVKEPIAEEYHRMREGQVLFTYLHLAAAKACTDALLDRKVTGIAYETVELPDRSLPLLAPMSEVAGRLAPQVGAYHLMRSGGGRGVLMGGVSGVYAAKTVVIGAGVSGRNAAAIALGLQAEVLLLDRAVGQLRQADAIYRGHLQTVASNTYEIERAVLDADLVIGAVLVPGAKAPTLISNDLVSRMKPGSVLVDISIDQGGCFEDSRPTTHDEPVYPVHNSLFYCVANMPGAVPHTSTYALTNVTLPYALELANRGWREALRRDPALALGLNTHDGQVTYGPVAEAHGMGVLPLADALG